One window of Campylobacter avium LMG 24591 genomic DNA carries:
- the rplF gene encoding 50S ribosomal protein L6: MSRIGKQAVVIPSGVEVKLEGVVLKFKKGNLSKELDTKSHVNVTLADNSISFSPKGDDRQSRAFWGTYRALTQNIITGLTQGFSKTLEINGVGYKAALKGKILELSLGFSHPINYNIPEGIEITVDKNNIVVKGSDKQQVGQVAAQIREFRPPEPYKGKGVKYADERIIRKAGKTSKK; the protein is encoded by the coding sequence ATGTCTCGTATAGGCAAACAAGCAGTTGTTATTCCAAGTGGAGTAGAGGTAAAACTAGAAGGAGTTGTGCTTAAATTCAAAAAAGGAAATTTAAGCAAGGAACTAGATACAAAATCACATGTAAATGTTACTTTGGCAGATAATAGCATAAGCTTTTCTCCAAAAGGTGATGATAGACAAAGTAGAGCATTTTGGGGAACTTACAGAGCCTTAACTCAAAATATAATCACAGGCTTAACTCAAGGCTTTTCAAAAACCTTAGAGATAAACGGAGTTGGTTACAAAGCAGCTTTAAAGGGTAAAATTTTAGAGCTTAGCTTAGGCTTTTCACATCCAATAAATTACAATATACCAGAGGGTATAGAAATAACTGTTGACAAAAATAACATAGTAGTAAAAGGCAGTGATAAACAGCAAGTTGGACAGGTTGCTGCTCAAATTCGTGAATTTAGACCGCCAGAGCCTTACAAAGGCAAGGGAGTTAAGTATGCTGATGAAAGAATCATCCGCAAAGCTGGTAAGACTTCTAAGAAATAA
- the rplR gene encoding 50S ribosomal protein L18, with protein MRANVLKRKIKLRLKRKKRIRANISGTASLPRISIFKSNRSIYLQAIDDVNAKTIVASSGTKLGIKANKEGAKKIAADFAKALKDKNINEAVFDRNGYLYHGVVAELANSLRENGIKL; from the coding sequence ATGAGAGCAAATGTTTTAAAAAGAAAGATAAAATTAAGACTAAAAAGAAAAAAAAGAATAAGAGCAAATATATCGGGTACAGCATCTTTGCCTAGAATTTCTATTTTTAAATCAAATAGAAGCATATATCTACAAGCCATAGACGATGTAAACGCAAAAACTATAGTGGCAAGTAGTGGAACAAAACTAGGCATAAAGGCAAACAAAGAAGGTGCGAAAAAAATCGCCGCTGATTTTGCAAAGGCTTTAAAAGATAAAAATATAAATGAAGCAGTTTTTGACAGAAATGGCTACTTGTATCACGGCGTTGTTGCAGAGCTAGCAAATTCTTTAAGAGAAAATGGCATAAAGCTTTAA
- the rpsE gene encoding 30S ribosomal protein S5, which produces MQKYNREEFEETIVDIGRVTKVVKGGRRFRFTALVVIGNKKGLVGVGYGKAKEVPDAIRKAVDDAFKNIVEVKTKGSTIAHDVEVKYNSSRILLKPASEGTGVIAGGSTRPIVELAGIKDILTKSLGSNNSANVVRATIKALSMLKG; this is translated from the coding sequence ATGCAAAAGTATAATAGAGAAGAATTTGAAGAAACCATAGTTGATATAGGTAGAGTTACAAAGGTTGTAAAAGGCGGTAGAAGATTTAGATTTACAGCCCTAGTTGTGATAGGAAACAAAAAAGGACTTGTGGGCGTTGGCTACGGCAAAGCAAAGGAAGTGCCAGACGCTATAAGAAAGGCTGTGGATGATGCCTTTAAAAACATAGTAGAGGTCAAAACCAAAGGTTCTACCATAGCTCACGATGTAGAAGTAAAATACAACTCAAGTAGAATTCTACTAAAACCAGCTAGCGAAGGTACAGGAGTTATCGCTGGAGGCTCTACTCGTCCTATCGTTGAGCTTGCGGGGATTAAAGACATTTTAACAAAGTCTTTAGGTTCTAATAATTCCGCCAATGTAGTGCGCGCCACTATAAAAGCTTTAAGTATGTTAAAAGGATAA
- the rplO gene encoding 50S ribosomal protein L15, with amino-acid sequence MNLTKAKGSTRKIKRIGRGQGSGMGKTATKGGKGQTARKGYNEKRGFEGGQQPLQRRLPKVGFNSRVQKPYEINVEKVKAVATLSEITLSSLKEVYKLPKSVSKVKLIGKSAKDLASKIKDENISFSGKE; translated from the coding sequence ATGAATTTAACAAAGGCAAAAGGTTCAACTAGAAAGATAAAAAGAATAGGTCGCGGTCAAGGTAGCGGTATGGGCAAAACCGCTACAAAGGGTGGTAAGGGACAAACCGCTAGAAAGGGTTATAATGAAAAAAGAGGCTTTGAAGGCGGACAACAACCACTTCAAAGAAGATTACCAAAAGTAGGCTTTAACTCAAGAGTACAAAAACCTTATGAAATAAATGTAGAAAAGGTAAAAGCCGTAGCAACTTTAAGTGAAATCACTCTTTCAAGTCTAAAAGAAGTGTATAAACTTCCTAAGTCAGTAAGCAAAGTAAAACTCATAGGAAAAAGTGCAAAAGACTTAGCTTCAAAAATAAAAGATGAGAATATAAGCTTTAGCGGAAAAGAATAA
- the secY gene encoding preprotein translocase subunit SecY, whose product MNKSLTNKILITLAFLFAYRILAYVPVPGVNADVVAEFFNQNSSNALGLFNMFSGGAAERFSIISLGIMPYITASIIMELLAATFHSIGKMKKERDGMQKYMQIIRYATIFITLVQSIGVSIGLQNLRGSQGQSAIMIEDLNTFIALSALSMLAGTMLLMWLGEQITQKGVGNGISLIIFAGIVSSIPSAIDGTIGLINSGEMNFLVAFLILLVILLTIGAIIYVELGERRIPISYSRKVVMQNQNKRIMNYIPIKVNLSGVIPPIFASAILMFPATIMQSSTNEYVLMINDYLNPNGYLFHILTFFFVIFFAYFYASIVFNAKDIAENLKKQGGFIPGIRPGEGTANYLNTVASHLTLSGSIYLGLVSTLPWLLVKFMGVPFYFGGTSVLIVVQVALDTMRKIEAQIYMNKYQTLSAVGL is encoded by the coding sequence ATGAACAAGTCTTTAACTAATAAAATTCTAATCACTCTAGCATTTTTATTTGCTTATAGAATTTTAGCCTATGTGCCAGTTCCTGGAGTAAATGCTGATGTGGTGGCTGAGTTTTTTAACCAAAATTCAAGCAATGCCCTTGGACTTTTTAATATGTTTAGCGGTGGTGCAGCAGAGAGATTTTCTATCATCTCTCTTGGCATTATGCCTTACATAACAGCCTCCATTATAATGGAGCTTTTAGCAGCTACCTTTCATAGTATAGGCAAGATGAAAAAAGAGCGAGATGGTATGCAAAAGTATATGCAAATCATCCGCTATGCAACTATTTTTATAACCCTAGTGCAAAGTATAGGAGTTTCCATAGGACTTCAAAATTTAAGAGGCTCACAGGGACAATCTGCCATAATGATAGAGGATTTAAACACCTTTATAGCTCTTTCAGCTCTTTCAATGCTTGCTGGAACTATGCTTTTGATGTGGCTTGGAGAACAAATCACACAAAAAGGCGTGGGTAATGGAATTTCTTTAATCATCTTTGCCGGTATAGTCTCAAGCATACCTTCAGCCATAGATGGCACTATAGGACTTATAAATTCAGGCGAGATGAATTTCTTAGTAGCCTTTTTAATCCTTCTTGTGATACTGCTAACCATAGGTGCTATCATTTATGTAGAGCTTGGAGAAAGGCGAATTCCTATATCTTACTCAAGAAAAGTGGTTATGCAAAATCAAAACAAACGCATTATGAATTACATACCTATAAAGGTAAATTTAAGCGGGGTTATACCTCCTATCTTTGCAAGCGCTATCTTGATGTTTCCAGCTACTATTATGCAAAGTAGCACAAATGAGTATGTTTTGATGATAAATGACTATCTAAACCCAAATGGCTATTTATTTCACATACTTACCTTTTTCTTTGTGATTTTCTTTGCTTATTTTTACGCTTCCATAGTGTTTAACGCAAAGGACATAGCTGAAAATTTGAAAAAACAAGGAGGCTTTATACCGGGCATTAGACCTGGTGAGGGCACTGCAAACTACCTTAACACAGTGGCTTCGCACCTAACGCTTTCGGGTTCTATTTATCTTGGGCTAGTTTCAACTCTTCCTTGGCTCTTGGTTAAATTTATGGGCGTTCCTTTTTATTTTGGAGGCACATCCGTTCTCATCGTGGTTCAAGTTGCCCTTGATACTATGAGAAAAATCGAAGCACAAATTTATATGAACAAATACCAAACCCTAAGTGCCGTTGGTCTTTAA
- the nifJ gene encoding pyruvate:ferredoxin (flavodoxin) oxidoreductase, producing the protein MAKIMKTMDGNEAAAYASYAFTEVAGIYPITPSSPMADHTDMWAAEGKKNLFGNTVKVVEMQSEAGAAGTVHGSLQAGALTTTYTASQGLLLKIPNMYKIAGQLLPCVIHVAARSLASQALSIFGDHQDVYAARQTGFALLCSHSVQEVMDLAGLAHLAAIKGRVPFLHFFDGFRTSHEIQKIELMDYADFDRLLDKDAVRAFKESCLNPENPKTRGTAQNDDIYFQTRELSNKYYDALPDVVNEYMKEISKITGRTYKPFTYYGDEKATKIIIAMGSVTQTIEQVVDFLAAKGEKVGLVKVHLYRPFSLKYFFDVIPDTVEKIAVLDRTKEPGSIGEPLYLDVRAAFYEKEKTPLIVGGRYGLSSKDVDPSQIISVFENLDKKEPKNNFTVGIVDDVTNTSLELKEKMSLSNESTTECLFYGLGADGTVGANKNSIKIIGDNTDFYAQAYFAYDSKKSGGYTRSHLRFSKKPIRSTYLVSTPHFVACSVAAYLETYDVLAGIRENGTFLLNSIWNANDTIKHIPNKVKRVLAQKKINFYIINATKLARDIGLGSRTNTIMQSAFFKLTAIIDFEKAKEYMKKLAHKTYSKKGDAIVEMNYKAIDIGGDGLVKIDVDPSWANLEDETSTNISYKGTEFVENIVKPMNAAKGDELKVSDFLGYEDGSFEHGTTEFEKRGVGVMVPRWIEANCIQCNQCASVCPHAVIRPFLINDEEFNAAPHGVKEHALDAKGTKGEKLKFKIQVSPLDCTGCELCVHECPTKEKSLVMVPLDEEVDFGEQENADYLFKKISYKDNILSKETLKGAQFSQPLFEFHGACPGCGETPYITLVTRLFGERMIIANATGCSSIYGGSAPSTPYRKSVKNGHGPAWANSLFEDNAEFGLGMSIATESNRNRIENIMNENMQTVPNSLSALFKEWIANKNDASASMELRDKLVPLLEANKDNKAIRDILELKQFLSKKSHWIFGGDGWAYDIGYGGLDHVLASGENVNVLVLDTEVYSNTGGQSSKSSRTGSVAQFTASGKPVQKKDLGQIAMTYGYIFVAQVNSSANYNHLLKAILAAEAYDGPSLVICYSPCIAHGIKGGLGYSGNQGELATKCGYWPLYTFDPRLQDEGKNPLVLASSKEPDWDLYESFLMNEVRYNSLKKSNPGHAQELFDKNKADSQRRYRQLKRLASADFSDEKGQRHKKD; encoded by the coding sequence ATGGCTAAAATTATGAAAACAATGGACGGCAACGAAGCCGCCGCTTATGCTTCCTATGCCTTCACGGAAGTTGCTGGTATATATCCTATAACACCTTCTTCGCCTATGGCCGATCACACTGATATGTGGGCTGCTGAGGGAAAGAAAAATCTTTTTGGAAATACAGTGAAAGTTGTAGAAATGCAAAGCGAAGCAGGTGCTGCTGGAACCGTGCATGGTTCTTTACAAGCTGGTGCTTTGACCACAACATATACAGCTTCTCAAGGTTTGTTATTAAAAATTCCTAATATGTATAAAATAGCTGGCCAGCTACTGCCTTGCGTTATACATGTGGCGGCTAGATCTTTAGCTTCGCAAGCCTTGTCTATATTTGGAGACCATCAAGATGTTTATGCTGCCAGACAAACAGGCTTTGCCCTGCTTTGCTCTCATTCGGTGCAAGAAGTTATGGATTTAGCGGGCTTGGCGCATTTGGCGGCCATAAAAGGAAGAGTGCCATTTTTACATTTTTTTGATGGTTTTAGAACAAGTCATGAAATTCAAAAAATAGAACTTATGGATTACGCTGACTTTGATAGATTGTTAGATAAAGACGCTGTAAGAGCATTTAAAGAATCTTGCTTAAATCCAGAAAATCCAAAAACACGCGGAACAGCACAAAACGACGATATATATTTTCAAACAAGAGAGCTTTCAAACAAATACTACGACGCATTACCAGATGTGGTAAATGAGTATATGAAAGAAATTTCAAAGATAACAGGTAGAACATACAAGCCTTTTACATACTATGGAGATGAAAAAGCTACTAAAATCATCATAGCCATGGGTTCTGTTACGCAAACCATAGAACAAGTTGTAGACTTTTTAGCTGCCAAAGGAGAAAAAGTAGGTCTTGTCAAGGTTCATTTGTATAGACCATTTAGCTTAAAATATTTCTTTGATGTGATTCCTGATACAGTTGAAAAAATCGCTGTTTTAGACAGAACAAAAGAGCCAGGCAGCATAGGCGAACCTTTATATCTAGATGTTAGAGCCGCCTTTTATGAAAAAGAAAAAACCCCTCTGATAGTAGGAGGAAGATACGGTTTATCATCAAAAGATGTTGACCCTTCGCAAATAATATCTGTATTTGAAAATTTAGATAAAAAAGAACCTAAAAACAACTTCACAGTTGGTATAGTAGATGATGTGACAAACACTTCTTTAGAATTAAAAGAAAAGATGTCGCTTAGCAATGAAAGCACCACCGAGTGTTTATTTTACGGCTTGGGAGCTGATGGAACTGTTGGAGCTAACAAAAATTCTATCAAAATCATAGGCGATAATACAGACTTTTACGCACAAGCTTATTTTGCTTACGATTCTAAGAAATCAGGCGGCTACACAAGGTCTCACCTAAGATTTTCCAAAAAGCCTATCCGCTCTACTTATCTCGTATCAACTCCGCACTTTGTGGCTTGTTCTGTTGCTGCTTACCTTGAAACCTACGATGTTTTAGCAGGCATAAGAGAAAATGGAACCTTTCTTTTAAACAGCATATGGAACGCAAACGACACCATAAAACATATACCAAACAAGGTAAAAAGGGTACTAGCGCAAAAAAAGATAAATTTCTACATCATAAACGCTACAAAATTAGCTAGAGATATAGGACTTGGAAGCAGGACAAATACCATTATGCAATCAGCCTTTTTCAAGCTAACAGCAATCATAGACTTTGAAAAAGCAAAAGAATATATGAAAAAACTAGCCCACAAAACATACAGCAAAAAAGGCGATGCTATAGTTGAGATGAACTATAAGGCCATAGACATAGGAGGCGATGGCTTAGTTAAGATAGATGTAGATCCTTCTTGGGCTAATCTTGAGGATGAAACAAGCACTAATATAAGCTACAAGGGAACCGAATTCGTAGAAAACATAGTAAAACCTATGAACGCAGCAAAGGGAGATGAGCTTAAGGTGTCTGATTTCTTAGGCTATGAAGATGGAAGCTTTGAGCACGGAACTACTGAATTTGAAAAAAGAGGCGTGGGCGTTATGGTGCCTAGATGGATAGAAGCAAATTGTATCCAGTGTAATCAATGTGCCTCTGTTTGCCCTCACGCTGTTATTAGACCGTTCCTAATAAATGATGAGGAATTTAACGCAGCGCCACATGGAGTTAAAGAACACGCCCTAGACGCCAAAGGCACTAAGGGAGAAAAACTTAAATTTAAAATTCAAGTATCACCGCTTGACTGCACAGGTTGCGAGCTTTGCGTTCATGAGTGCCCTACTAAAGAAAAATCCTTAGTAATGGTGCCTTTAGATGAGGAAGTTGATTTTGGAGAGCAAGAAAACGCTGATTATTTATTCAAAAAAATAAGCTATAAAGACAATATCTTATCAAAAGAAACACTAAAAGGCGCGCAGTTTTCTCAACCTTTATTTGAATTCCACGGAGCCTGTCCTGGATGTGGGGAAACTCCTTATATAACCTTAGTTACTAGGTTATTTGGCGAAAGGATGATTATAGCAAACGCAACAGGTTGTAGCTCTATTTATGGCGGTTCTGCTCCTTCTACTCCTTATAGAAAGAGTGTAAAAAATGGCCATGGGCCTGCTTGGGCGAATTCTTTATTTGAGGATAATGCAGAATTTGGACTTGGAATGAGCATAGCCACTGAAAGCAATAGAAACAGAATAGAAAATATAATGAATGAAAATATGCAAACAGTGCCAAATTCATTATCCGCCCTCTTTAAAGAATGGATAGCTAACAAAAATGACGCTTCTGCTTCTATGGAGCTTAGGGATAAATTAGTACCTTTATTAGAAGCAAACAAAGATAATAAGGCTATAAGAGATATCTTAGAATTAAAACAATTCTTAAGCAAAAAATCTCACTGGATTTTTGGTGGAGACGGCTGGGCTTATGATATAGGTTATGGCGGACTTGACCATGTCTTAGCAAGTGGAGAAAATGTAAATGTACTAGTCCTAGACACTGAAGTTTACTCAAACACCGGAGGACAAAGCTCAAAATCCTCAAGAACCGGCTCAGTAGCTCAATTTACTGCCTCTGGAAAACCTGTGCAAAAGAAAGACTTAGGTCAAATAGCTATGACTTACGGATATATCTTCGTAGCACAAGTAAATTCAAGTGCGAATTATAACCACTTACTAAAAGCTATCTTAGCTGCTGAAGCTTACGACGGACCATCTTTGGTAATTTGTTATTCACCTTGTATAGCACACGGTATAAAAGGTGGACTTGGATACTCTGGAAACCAAGGAGAGCTAGCTACTAAGTGCGGATATTGGCCTTTATACACCTTTGACCCAAGACTTCAAGATGAGGGTAAAAATCCTCTAGTTTTAGCCTCCTCAAAAGAGCCTGATTGGGACCTTTATGAAAGCTTTTTGATGAACGAGGTTCGTTATAATTCTCTTAAGAAAAGCAACCCAGGCCACGCTCAAGAATTATTTGACAAAAACAAGGCAGATTCTCAAAGAAGATATAGGCAGCTAAAAAGATTAGCAAGTGCTGATTTTAGCGACGAAAAAGGTCAAAGACATAAAAAAGATTAA
- the mshL gene encoding pilus (MSHA type) biogenesis protein MshL: MKLALISLSLFLCLNLHATCSSRLFDVAVVSELSNYEILEHFSKLCSFSIILKDDLAKEKLELMQKNINAKQVNLDELFDLLIKEQNLHYDYNGKILRISSIKTQSFKLNYITSVREGQSVTKASVDSKSIQNDYSNTDVNLDDNMIKSLEKFDFWQNIEKEIQAILSSENEKAASPIINQNAGLITVSGSAKQLQRVQTYIQNLQNRLKKQVIIDVSIIAVSLDKSSSSGINWQNFNLTLNSNNQENAANNGFILNLGLNANLDSVMNFLSQNGKTRTLSNPKLLALNNQQAIISVGDTINYQVRESSKSTESGTTVSESYNNYSIFVGILLNILPEISDDGKIMLRINPSLSSFKYAQDNKRQESPRTIAPDTVQKKLSTVVSMENEQTLILGGLISHSDSTDESSVNFLSKIPVLSWFFEGSNEVSSSTEIVFIIKPIIIDTQEAPTLSDLGFSI, translated from the coding sequence ATAAAATTAGCATTAATTAGTCTAAGTTTATTTCTTTGCTTAAATTTACACGCAACTTGCTCTTCAAGGCTGTTTGATGTGGCTGTTGTAAGTGAGTTAAGCAACTACGAAATTTTAGAGCATTTCTCAAAATTATGTTCTTTTAGCATCATCTTAAAAGATGACTTAGCGAAAGAAAAATTAGAACTTATGCAAAAAAATATAAACGCAAAGCAAGTAAATTTGGACGAACTTTTTGACTTGCTTATAAAAGAACAAAACCTGCATTACGATTATAACGGCAAAATTTTACGCATTTCTAGCATAAAAACACAAAGTTTTAAGTTAAATTATATCACCTCCGTGCGAGAGGGACAAAGCGTAACAAAGGCATCGGTGGATTCTAAATCCATACAAAATGACTACTCAAATACGGATGTAAATCTAGATGATAATATGATAAAAAGTTTAGAAAAATTTGATTTTTGGCAAAATATAGAAAAAGAAATACAAGCTATCTTAAGCAGCGAAAATGAAAAAGCAGCAAGCCCGATAATCAATCAAAATGCAGGCTTAATAACAGTAAGCGGGAGCGCGAAACAGCTTCAAAGAGTGCAAACATACATACAAAATTTACAAAACAGGCTTAAAAAACAAGTCATAATCGATGTAAGCATTATAGCTGTAAGCCTTGATAAAAGCAGTTCTAGCGGGATTAATTGGCAAAATTTTAACCTAACGCTTAATTCTAATAATCAAGAAAATGCTGCGAATAATGGATTTATCTTGAATTTAGGCCTAAATGCGAATTTAGACTCTGTGATGAATTTCTTATCTCAAAATGGCAAGACAAGAACCCTATCAAACCCAAAACTACTAGCCCTAAACAACCAGCAAGCAATCATTTCTGTGGGAGATACCATAAACTATCAAGTAAGAGAAAGCTCAAAAAGCACGGAAAGCGGCACGACTGTTAGCGAAAGCTACAATAACTACTCTATTTTTGTGGGAATTTTGCTAAATATCTTGCCAGAAATTTCAGATGATGGCAAAATCATGCTTAGAATTAACCCATCTTTAAGTTCCTTTAAATACGCACAAGATAATAAAAGACAAGAAAGTCCCCGCACGATAGCACCAGATACAGTGCAAAAAAAGCTATCCACTGTAGTATCTATGGAAAATGAGCAAACACTGATTTTAGGTGGCTTGATAAGTCATAGCGATTCTACAGATGAAAGCTCTGTAAATTTCTTATCAAAAATTCCTGTCCTATCGTGGTTTTTTGAAGGCTCAAACGAGGTCTCAAGCTCAACTGAAATAGTTTTCATAATAAAGCCAATTATCATAGATACGCAAGAAGCACCTACCTTGAGTGATTTGGGTTTTTCCATATGA
- a CDS encoding ATP-binding protein has protein sequence MSVFVDLKSQNLALTSLKNALENKAKIILLLGKSGTGKSFLLDTISKKYDFILFKKPFFNEEELSSNIANAVLKQDIKPSFDELYKLLSKEKGHFVLIFDEFGMYEDVLLERLRILSELNCLSLVFSTHKKHKLLEKEHFASRISKEIILEQAKKEELKYYLKEKYNTVFNTSCLSFLAKKSLLNLRTVDKLLNTFKELELHYEKARKTKDNKSLLELSALHHGIIKA, from the coding sequence ATGAGTGTTTTTGTTGATTTAAAATCCCAAAATTTAGCCCTAACTAGCCTAAAAAACGCTTTAGAAAACAAGGCAAAAATCATCTTGCTGCTTGGAAAAAGCGGAACCGGAAAAAGCTTTTTGCTAGATACAATCAGCAAAAAATATGATTTTATTTTATTTAAAAAGCCATTTTTTAACGAGGAGGAGTTAAGCTCAAATATAGCAAATGCTGTTTTAAAACAGGATATAAAACCTTCTTTTGATGAGCTTTACAAGCTTTTGTCCAAAGAAAAAGGACATTTTGTCTTGATTTTTGATGAATTTGGAATGTATGAGGATGTTTTGCTTGAAAGGCTTAGAATTTTAAGCGAATTAAACTGCCTAAGTCTTGTTTTTAGCACGCACAAAAAGCACAAATTACTAGAAAAAGAGCATTTTGCAAGCAGAATAAGCAAGGAAATAATCTTAGAACAAGCCAAAAAAGAGGAATTAAAATATTATCTAAAAGAAAAATACAACACCGTATTCAACACATCCTGCCTTAGCTTTTTAGCCAAAAAAAGCCTCTTAAATTTAAGAACAGTTGACAAGCTTTTAAACACATTTAAAGAGCTTGAACTGCATTACGAAAAAGCTAGGAAAACTAAAGATAATAAAAGCTTACTAGAACTTAGCGCACTTCATCACGGGATAATAAAAGCATGA
- a CDS encoding transformation system protein: MEELEKIHKKYKLKIYLKRAFYVFLLLLVAFLSYIIFEHKKEKEQNLNTALEEKRKLSKKLQEAKIQLSKAEVLKNKKQPLNNEEKDEKITIKSYNISVSKAKQEFYKEQSFSKAILLAKLYLDRQEYEKSVFWSLKANSLDKNSQHSWLLFARAKKAMGKNLEAKKALDTYVKFYGFNDMQSFDIKDF; encoded by the coding sequence GTGGAAGAATTAGAAAAAATACATAAAAAATACAAGCTAAAAATTTATCTTAAAAGAGCTTTTTATGTGTTTTTGCTTTTACTTGTAGCGTTTTTATCTTATATCATTTTTGAACATAAAAAAGAAAAGGAACAAAACCTAAACACAGCCTTAGAAGAAAAAAGAAAACTTAGCAAAAAGCTACAAGAAGCAAAAATTCAGCTGAGTAAGGCCGAAGTATTAAAAAACAAAAAGCAGCCTTTAAACAATGAAGAAAAAGATGAGAAAATTACAATCAAAAGCTATAATATAAGCGTTTCTAAAGCAAAGCAAGAATTTTACAAAGAACAAAGCTTCTCAAAGGCTATATTGCTAGCAAAGCTTTACTTAGATAGACAAGAGTATGAAAAAAGTGTATTTTGGAGCCTTAAGGCAAATTCCTTGGATAAAAATTCCCAGCACTCTTGGCTTTTATTCGCAAGAGCAAAAAAAGCTATGGGCAAAAACCTTGAGGCCAAAAAGGCCTTAGATACTTATGTTAAATTTTATGGCTTTAACGATATGCAAAGCTTTGATATAAAAGATTTTTAG